The sequence below is a genomic window from Chryseobacterium foetidum.
TTACGAATAACCAAAACATAAAAATATCAGGAAAAATCGTTGAAACAGATCAAAATGATTTTGATAGTTTAGATTTAAATTCCGAAATTCTATCTGAAGACAAAACCAATTTCGAAGCAGAAACAAAAGAAGAATATCTTCGAAAACTGGCGGAGGTAATCGGAATCATTAAAGAAAACAATCTTCCCAAACTTGTTCTTTCAAGACGGAAAATAGTAAATAATTTTGATGAAATTGATTTAAAAAGCAGCTTTGTTAATCTCTGTCAAAATTATCCTAATGCTTTCAAATATCTTTTCATCCAAGGAGAAACGTCTTGGATAGGCGGATTTTCCGAGATTTTAGGGAAATTTAATAAGTCAACCCATGAATTTGAAACGATGAGCATTGCAGGAACAATTCCTGTTTCTGAAGAGTGGACAGAAAAGGAAATCGAGGAACAGAAGCCGGTTTCAAACTACATCAGAGAGATTTTGAAAAAGTACTCCGAAAATATAATTGAATCGGAAACTTACGATCATATTTCAGGAAATATTAAACATTTAAAAACAGATTTTAAAATTAAAATCAATCCTGAAAATTTAGATTCGATTATTCAGGAACTTCACCCAACGCCTGCCGTTTGCGGAATTCCTAAAGATTTTTGTGCGGAAATTATTCAAAAAGTAGAGAAATTTCCGAGAGAACTGTACGCCGGTTACATTAAAATTGAAACGGAAGATTACATTCAGTATTTTGTAAATCTGCGCTGTGCGAGGCTGTATAAAAATTCTGTTCATCTCTTTGTTGGCGGCGGAATTACAGCCCAAAGCAACCCTGAAAAAGAATGGAGCGAGACCGAACTGAAATCTGAAGCTGTTCTGAAAAATCTTGTATTTAAATAACATAAAAAGCCTTTCATTTCTGAAAGGCTTTCTGTTTGAATAATAAAATTCAAATTATTTTTTTACACCGATTTTACTCCATGTATTCAGTACGAAAATTATAGCAACACCCAAGATACCGGCGATTGCTGAGAAAACGAATTTAGAATTGTCTTCTTCTGTAAGTTTCAAATTCCAATCAATTGCATAAACGTTGATTGCTGTAAACACAATAAAAACTACTAAAAATACTTTATAAAATTTCTGCATAACTAAAAATGAATATAATTCTGAACCAGCTGTGTAAAGTTGGCGGTGAATAATTTAATTGAAATGGCCAGCAAAATAATACCGAAAACCTTCTGCAAAATCGAGAGCGTTGCCTCTCCCATTTTCTTTTCAAGCCACGGAGCCAATTTCAGCACCAAATATACAAAAATTGTGTTGAGTACAATTCCTAAAATAATGTTAATGTCATGAAATTCTGCACGTAAAGAAAGTGTCGTTGTTAAAGTTCCGGCTCCTGCAACCAAAGGAAACGCAATGGGAACGATCGATGCAGCTTTAGCTTCGGTAGTTTTATTTATTTCGATACCGAGAATCATTTCTAGTGCGATAATAAAAATAACAAATGCTCCCGCCACCGCAAACGAGTTGATATCGACACCAATGAATTTCAGAAGTTTATTCCCGACAAACAGGAAAGAAATCATAATCAAACCCGCAGTGATAGATGCTTTTTTGGAATCAATATGACCAAATTTCTGCTTTAAACTGACAATAATCGGAATGGATCCCAAAATGTCAATCACCGCAAAAAGAACCATGAAACAGGTGATTATTTCCTTGATAGAAAAACCGTCAAAAATTTCATTCATAACCAATTTTTAATAATTTCGCAAAATTATGAATAAAAAATGATTATTTGCTAATTTTAGAATAAATATTGATGATATCTTTATACAGATCATCAAGCGAATGCTCAGAGCGAACCGGCGAATATTTTTCCATCTGAATCCGCTGCTCCAGATTCTGATATTCTTCGGCAACCGAACGGCCTTTGAAATTCTCCAGGAAGGAAACAAAACTACCACCCTGACTTTGGAAATACTCGTTTCTTACTTCAGCGTCAAGCTCTGAAACGGTAGAAAAGAAGGCTTCAAAATTCTGTTCGCTTTTAAGATTGTTCAGATATGAAAAGTAATCTGAGACATCAGTTTTCAGTCTTTCTCTGATTTCAGCTTCGGTTTCTGCTACAGATCCCAATGGTTTTGTGCTTATGCTTTCGGCAACCAATCGCTGCTTTTTTTGCCATTTTCTGAATGCAAAGTAGATCATCAACAATCCAAGAAGTATTGAAGTATTGATGAGTAGAATATTCCAGTTGAACTTTCTCTTTTCTTTTACTTTGAATGCGGTTGTCTGCAAAACAGGACTGTCCACCGTTTCAAGGAAATCGTTGGTGTAGTCGTTCATCTTTTCAACAGTTGTTTTGCTGTCAGCGAGTTGCTCAGCCGTTAGAGCATTTAAAACCAAAGACTTAGATCCGATGTTAATATATTCTTCATTATCGGGATTGAAAAACGAAAACTCTTCAGTTTTAATATTTAAAATACCTGCTTTGTGAGGAATGATAATGTAATTTGCAGAAATATTTCCCGTAAAACCACCTTGTCCCGCAACAAAATTATTGACAATTTTCGGGGCAAAAATTTCGTAGTCATCAGATTTTTCAATTTCAGGCAAATGCATATTCGCCAGATTACCTTCTCCTGAAACCTTTACAGTGACATTGATTGGCTTTTTAGCTTCCACTTTTTCGTCAGTAGATTTATAGACATCCACTTTAAATTTTCCTACTGCATTATTAAAACCTTCAGGAGCGTCTGCAGGAAGTTTTTTTACGTTCAGTTTTACTTTATTGGAAGCAATTTTGTTACTGCCTGAATATGAACTTACCGATGCCGAGACCGCCGGCACTTCCACGTAACCGGCTTCATTAGGGAAAACCATAAACACGGCAAGAATCTGCGTCGGCATATTAGAAATTCCCGAAGGATCGATTTCTGATTTATTAAAATTAATCGGGTGAACATCGAGATTTTCCTCTTTTGGAAGTTTAATATTTTTAACCTTTCTGAGATTATCAATATTTCTGGAATATCCTCTTAAAATGGCAACCGTTGGCTGATCCTGATAGACTTCACGGTCATCAATTTCCATATTGAGATATACATCACTGGATGCTACAGTCTTGGCAGGGACTTTTTTCTCAATATCTTTAATGAAAATATCGAAAGGTTCGGTTTTGTAAATTTTATTGTTGATGTTTACCAGCACAGATCCAATCCTTATTTTACCTTTCTGCTTGGGCTCAAGCGCAATTCTGGTGATAGATTTTGTAGAATTGGTGTTGGTTTCAGGATCCAGAAGCCCGTCCCGGTAAGATGCACTTCCCACCATATTGAATTTTGACAGATCAGGTAACTGCAGACGGCTTTGCTGAACGAGATCGTCACCGTTAAGCTCAAGAACGATGGTAAGATTTATTATATCCCGCCCTTCGTAATCAGATTTGTCTGATTTCATCGTCAAATTGACCTGACCATAAGTAGCTATGGAGGTCAATAATATCAGTATGTAAATAAATTTTTCTGTCATCACCAATCTTTCTCGTTGCTCTCTGGCATCGAATAAGAATTGTCATTTAATATTCTTCTGGCAGTCTGCTTTTCTCTTTCGCCAATATGGTTGAGTAATTTTCTCTGATCCTCTTTAGAAAGTTTACCTTCCGTATTTCCCTTTTTGGCATCTTCAGGATTCTTTCCTTCACCTTCGTTCTGCTGTCCTTTTCCCTGACTTTGATTTTTTTCTTGGCTGTCGCCGTCTTTTCCTTTGTTCTGATCATCGCCGCCGCCCGATTTTCCGGAGCTGCTGCTTTGTTCTTTATCTCTCTGCTCTTTTTTCAGTTTGAGCATTGCAATTTCATAATTCTTACGCGTCGGTTCGCTGTATGGCTTTTGTTTTAAAGAGCTTTTGTAAGCTTTTGCAGCTTTTTCGGCATCATCCAGCTTCATGTAGGCATTTCCCAAATTGTGCAGGGCAGCAGCCTTATCTTCAACATTCTGTGCAAGCTTTTCTGCTTTTGAAAATTCCGCTTTTGCGTCTTCAAACTTTTCACTTTTATAGAATGCGTTTCCAAGATTGTAGTGTGCTGCAAAGTCTTCACTGTTCATCTTTACCGCTTCTGTAAATTTAGATGAGGCACCTTCATAATCTTTAGCCTTAAATTTCACATTGCCATCCCTTACCAATATTCGGTATTCTGTCTGTGCAAAAACCGAGTTTTGAAACAGGAAAACCAAGAGAAACGACAAAAAGAATATTTTAGTATTCATCTATTGCAAAATTATTCGTTTATATGTTAATAAACAGCGTCTTAATTGTTAAAGTTGGGTTAAAGTAATCGGGGCAAATTTAAAATTTTACTACACATTTTAAATAGAAAAATCTCTTTTCGGATTAAAAAATAAAATAATCAGAAATAAAAAGATAGAAACTCCAAGAAAATACTGATAATAATGATTGGCATTCTGTGATTTCACGTACGTTTCAGACTTCCCTCCTTTTTTGTTTAAATCTTCAACAATTCTGTCTGGTGCGTCTTTCATGGAATTTCCGTCAATGTAGCTCCCACCAGTAGATGCAGACATATTGACCAAAGCCTGAGTCTGTCTTTTGGTAACTACCATCTGCCCTGAGTTATCCAGTTTATAACCCATCAGCTGACCGTATTCATACATCGGAACCGGTGCGCCTTCTTCGGTGCCTACCCCAACTGCAGTGATTGAAATTCCTTCACTGTTGGCAAGCCTCACTGCTGCATTGTCATTGCCTTCATTGTCTTCGCCGTCACTTATTAAAACTACTTTTCTGGAGCCTTTGGCAACCGTTTTAAACTTTTCTGAAGTAATCTGCATCGCTTTTAAAAAATCAGTACCCTGAACCCGCATGGCGTTGGTTTCAATTTCGCTTAAATATGTTTCCGCTGCTCCGTAATCGGTTGTTAAAGGCATTACAGAAACGGCATCTCCAGCAAAAACAACAATTCCAACTTTATCATTTTTCATCTTCTGCATCGTATTGATCACAAGATTTTTCGCCTGATCCAGACGGCTCGGTTCAATATCTTCTGCGTTCATTGAATTTGAAATATCGAGAACAAATATTACGTTGCTGAGTTTCTGTTCAGATTTTACAGTTTCAGATCCATTCAACAAATCAATTATTGAAAAAATTAAAAACAAAACCGCCAGCAGATACAAAAATGGAAAGAATTTCACAAAAGACGAATTCTTTTCAAACAAAGCCTCATGAAATTTCGATTCTGCAAAAATTGCCTTTCTCGCTTTTTTCCATCTTAAAAACCGGATCACGATGAAAGACAGCAGCGGCAGAAGCAACAGCAGAAGTAAATACCAGTAATTTCCCAGATCCCAGCTCATCAGTTTAAAAATTTATATAAAACCCATCTCAAAAGTGCATCGAAAAGCAAAATCCCGAGTGCTATCCAAAGAAAAAATCTGAAATGTTCTTCATAATTGTAAGTCTTTGAAGAGTTGACATCAGACTTTTCAAGAAGGTTAATTTCATTGTAGACCGCCTCCAGTTTATCGCCTGAAGTTGCACGGTAATATCTCCCTCCCGTGATTTCAGCAATTTCTCCAAGAGTGCCTTCATCGATGGTTACGGGCATTTCATTGTAAATATATCCAAACTCATCCACTCCGGTGGGCATTAAAGCATAGCCTTCAGTTCCAATACCAATACAATAAACTTTAATGTTGCTCGATTTTGCCAACTCGGCAGCCAAAAGTGGTGGCATCACATTTTGAATATTGCTTACCCCATCTGTCATTAAAATCACGATTTTGCTCTTTGCCTTGCTTTGTCTGAGGTGATTGACAGCAACGGCCAACCCCTCGCCTACCGCCGTTCCGTCTTCCATTTCCCGCTGATTGATGTTTTTGATCTCATGTATCACGGCATCATGATCAAATGTGAGCGGCATTTTCGGAAAAGCTTCCAGTTTATAGGTCACAAGACCAATTCTGTCATTAGGTCTTTTATTAACAAAATCGACAGCGATATTTTTTAAAACAGATAACCTGTCGGGCTCAAAATCTGTTGCCAACATACTCAGGGAAACGTCGACCGCAAGCATAATATCAATTCCTTTGGTCTCATCCTGATCCTGACTGATGGTGAAACTTCTCGGTCTTGCCATTGCGATAATCAGAAAGCTCAGAATAAGGTATTTTGAAATTTTGAGGAGAAAAAGTACGGCTTTAATTCCGCTTCGGCTTTCCATATTTTTGGTGGACGGTACAACGATTCCCTTTCTTTTTTTTCTGCTAAAATCTAAAATGAAAAGAGGCAGAAACGCAAGAAAAAGCAGCAAAAACCACGGACTGTACAATTCGTAATTAAACATCCTTTCTCAGATTTTCAAATTCGATATCTTTCGCAGACTTTTCCACAACGGTTTTTATATCTGAGAAATCTTTCTGCATAGTGGTTTCATCCGGAAATGTTTTGGCAAATTTCACCAAATCTCCACGCAGGAAAACCTCTTCCACTATTTTTTCACTTTCAGGAGAAATTGTGTTATTCTGTTTCATTGCATCAATCAAATCATCCGTAAGCAAAACTTCCGCAGGCAAATGATACTGCGTTGTGATAAAACGTCTTGAAATATCGATTAATTCAACATAAAAAGATCTGAAATCTCCGTTTTCGATGTACTTTTTCTTTTTTAAAACATCCAGTTCCTTCAAAGTGAGATTGGTCGTGATTTTAGGTGAAGATTTTGGTCTTCTTCCATATTTTAAAATAATAATGATCGCAATTATTAAAGCAATAACAGCCAACGCCGCCAAAATGTAAAATTTGTAAAGTTCCCAGTAATCTGCCATCTCAAGGTCAACTTCTTTGTTGCTCATGATGTCGTTGATCACGTCTTCTTTCGTAGCTGTATTCACCACTTCAATTTCATAAGCGGGAGTTCTGTGAATTTCGTCACCCACTTTAAATTCAAGTTCAGGGATGGTAAATTTACCTTCCTCAAATACTGCAAATTCTATTTTTCTTTCGTAAGAATCTTCTGAAACACCGATGCTGTCTTTAATTTCTTCAAAATGAAAAGGCAAAAGTTCGTTTTCGCGGGCAGCACTTACTTTTTGTCCGTTCAGGTATTTGATTCTGATGATCAGCTGATCAGTTTCGCCCAGAGCCAGCATTTTTTTCTGCAGGTTTGAAGTAATCATCTGCGCCAGTGAGAGCGATGAACAAAGTATAGAAAATATGAAAAGTATTTTTTTCAATTGAAATCTAAGTTTTAAAATATCATTAAATTATTTCTTCTGAAAGTACTGATAAAGCAGTTTCGAATATTCCGTTCCGGTGCCGATGTTCATAAAACCTGCAGACGAGTTGGCAAAATTCTCTTCCAGTTGTTTCAGTTTCTGTTTTTGGGCTTCCGCAAAAGTATAACGCCATCTTGCACTCGAAGTATTGACGTAAATTTCTCTTCCGGTTTCCGCATCGTGCAGCAACGCATAACCTACATCGGGAATTTCATTGTCTTTTTCATCAAACACCCGCATTCCCAGAAGCTGATGTTTTTTTGAAGCCACCGCAAGAATTTTTGAATCTAAATCATCCTCAAAATCAGAAAGAAGAAAAACCAATGATTTCCTTTTAAAAACACTCATCATGTAATTTAAAGTCACTTCAATTTTTGATTTTGCAGGCACATAATCTGCCGTCAGAATACTGCTGATCATCGACAGGATGTGCTTTCTACCTTTCTGCGGCGGAATTACTTTATATACTTTATCGGCAAACAGAATCAAACCCACTTTATCGTTATTCCCAGCGGCAGAAAAGCCTAAACTTGCAGCAATTTCTGCTACATACTCTCTTTTGAGCTGATGTTTTGTGCCGTAATTCATTGAGGCTGAAATATCGACCAGAATCATCATCGTCAGTTCCCGTTCCTCTTCCATAACCTTCACAAAAGGTTCCTGAAAACGGGCGGTTTTATTCCAGTCGATTCTACGGATTTCATCGCCAAACTGATATTGTCTAACTTCAGAAAAAGTCATTCCCTGTCCTTTAAAAGCCGAGTGATACTGCCCCATCAGCGAATTCTCCGTCTTCCTTCTGGTACGGATTTCTATCTGTTTAACTTTTTTGACGATGTCTTTTATTTGCATAGGTTGAAAAGAGCCAAGTAAAAAGTAAAAAGAATCAAGTTTAAGAGATTAAACTCATTATCAATTACTTATTATTTATTACTCATAATTTACGGTGCTTGTATTTTAGCTAAAATCCTGTTTACAATTTCCTCGGAAGTGATTTCTTCAGCTTCAGCTTCAAATGTCAGTCCGATTCTGTGTCTTAAAACATCCTGAGCCAAAGCTTTTACATCTTCAGGAATTACAAATGCTCTTCCCTTTAAAAATGCATACGCTCTTGATGCAATAGCCAAATTAATTGACGCTCTTGGAGAGGCTCCGAAACTGATGTAATTTTTCAGTTCCGAAAGTCCATATCTTTCAGGGAAACGGGTTGCGAACACCATATCAAGAATGTATTTCTCAATTTTTTCGTCAAGATATACTTTATTGACAATTTCTTTTGCATCAACAATATTCTGCAGCGAAATCACCTGTTTCACTTCCTGTGACTGAGATGTTGAAACCATTCTCATTACCGATCTTTCGTCCTCAAATTCAGGATAATCAATCGTACACTTCAACATAAAACGGTCGCTTTGCGCTTCGGGTAAAAGATAAGTTCCTTCCTGATCGATTGGGTTTTGAGTAGCCAAAACAAGAAATGGTTTAGGCAGTTTCATCGTCTCATCGCCGATGGTTACCTGCTTTTCCTGCATTACTTCAAGCAAAGCCGACTGCACTTTTGCCGGAGCACGGTTGATCTCATCCGCAAGCACGAAATTGGCAAAAACAGGACCTCTTTTAATGGAAAAATCATTTTCTTTCACATTATAAATCATCGTCCCGACCACATCTGCCGGCAAAAGATCCGGAGTAAACTGAATTCTTGAAAACTGCCCGTGAACAGCGTCTGCCAGCGTTTTTATTGCCAAAGTTTTTGCCAGACCGGGAACACCTTCGAGCAAAACGTGACCGTTACCTAAAAGCCCAACCAAAAGGCGGTCAATCATGTATTGCTGACCGATGATTACTTTATTAATCTCCTGTCTCAGAAGTGTGAAAAAATAATTCTGTTCCTTAACCCTTTCTGTAAGCTGACGGATGTCTTCTGCTTGAAATGTATCTGACATAAGTTTATTAAATAATTGGTAAATTTCTGATAAATACTTGCATTTGCCAACACAACAAATGCCATTATTGAGTTAAAGTTTGTTAAATCTAAAATATTTTCAGTATTAAAAAAGTTTAAACTCAGGCTTAAAATTGTAGCATCCACTTTATTAAACTATTTTTGGAGATTAAAAATTCTGTACGATGAATTATCATTTTCAGGCACACAGACAGGTGAGAAAAAACCTTCTCCATATCCTGCAGGAAACTTCTCACGAAGACCTTCTGCTGATTCCTGATGGTTTTAACAATAATCTTTACTGGAATATTGCCCACACTGTCGCAACACAGCAGCTTCTGCATTATTACCTGAGCGGAAATCCGTTTAGAATAGACAAGTATTGGGTAGAAACCTATAAAAAAGGCACACTTCCCAATCTGAATGTGCAAAAGTCTGAGGTTGAAGATCTAGAATTTTTATTGACAGAAACTTCAAAAATTTTAATGAAAGATTTTGATGCGGACCTTTTTTCAGATTATACCCCTTATACAACGAGTTTTGGTATGGATTTGAAAAGCATCCAGGATGCCATCATCTTCAACAATATGCATGAATCGCTGCACTACGGCTACGCTTTGGCACAGAAGAGGGCGATTTTGGGAGAAAGAGATTAGAAAGAGCCAAGGAAAAAGTTAAAAGAGACAAGTTAAAAGGTAAAAAAACCAAGGCTGATTAAAGGATAACAATAAAAAAAAATGAGATTGCTTCGTTCTCCGCAATGACGATCTCAAATTTCAAATTTTAGATTTCAAATTAAAGAATGAACGACGATTTTATATTCGGGTTGCGTCCCGTACTGGAAGCTATAGAAGCTGGAAAAACAATAGACAAGATATTTGTGCAAAATGCTTTACAGGGAGAAATTTATGCAGAACTGAAAGCTGCTCTGGCAAAAAATAAGATTCGTCCCAACTATGTTCCTGTAGAAAAACTGAACCGTTTCACGAGAAAAAATCATCAGGGAGTGGTGGCATTCATTTCAGA
It includes:
- a CDS encoding DUF58 domain-containing protein; the encoded protein is MQIKDIVKKVKQIEIRTRRKTENSLMGQYHSAFKGQGMTFSEVRQYQFGDEIRRIDWNKTARFQEPFVKVMEEERELTMMILVDISASMNYGTKHQLKREYVAEIAASLGFSAAGNNDKVGLILFADKVYKVIPPQKGRKHILSMISSILTADYVPAKSKIEVTLNYMMSVFKRKSLVFLLSDFEDDLDSKILAVASKKHQLLGMRVFDEKDNEIPDVGYALLHDAETGREIYVNTSSARWRYTFAEAQKQKLKQLEENFANSSAGFMNIGTGTEYSKLLYQYFQKK
- a CDS encoding VWA domain-containing protein, coding for MFNYELYSPWFLLLFLAFLPLFILDFSRKKRKGIVVPSTKNMESRSGIKAVLFLLKISKYLILSFLIIAMARPRSFTISQDQDETKGIDIMLAVDVSLSMLATDFEPDRLSVLKNIAVDFVNKRPNDRIGLVTYKLEAFPKMPLTFDHDAVIHEIKNINQREMEDGTAVGEGLAVAVNHLRQSKAKSKIVILMTDGVSNIQNVMPPLLAAELAKSSNIKVYCIGIGTEGYALMPTGVDEFGYIYNEMPVTIDEGTLGEIAEITGGRYYRATSGDKLEAVYNEINLLEKSDVNSSKTYNYEEHFRFFLWIALGILLFDALLRWVLYKFLN
- a CDS encoding BatD family protein, whose product is MTEKFIYILILLTSIATYGQVNLTMKSDKSDYEGRDIINLTIVLELNGDDLVQQSRLQLPDLSKFNMVGSASYRDGLLDPETNTNSTKSITRIALEPKQKGKIRIGSVLVNINNKIYKTEPFDIFIKDIEKKVPAKTVASSDVYLNMEIDDREVYQDQPTVAILRGYSRNIDNLRKVKNIKLPKEENLDVHPINFNKSEIDPSGISNMPTQILAVFMVFPNEAGYVEVPAVSASVSSYSGSNKIASNKVKLNVKKLPADAPEGFNNAVGKFKVDVYKSTDEKVEAKKPINVTVKVSGEGNLANMHLPEIEKSDDYEIFAPKIVNNFVAGQGGFTGNISANYIIIPHKAGILNIKTEEFSFFNPDNEEYINIGSKSLVLNALTAEQLADSKTTVEKMNDYTNDFLETVDSPVLQTTAFKVKEKRKFNWNILLINTSILLGLLMIYFAFRKWQKKQRLVAESISTKPLGSVAETEAEIRERLKTDVSDYFSYLNNLKSEQNFEAFFSTVSELDAEVRNEYFQSQGGSFVSFLENFKGRSVAEEYQNLEQRIQMEKYSPVRSEHSLDDLYKDIINIYSKISK
- a CDS encoding AAA family ATPase, whose product is MSDTFQAEDIRQLTERVKEQNYFFTLLRQEINKVIIGQQYMIDRLLVGLLGNGHVLLEGVPGLAKTLAIKTLADAVHGQFSRIQFTPDLLPADVVGTMIYNVKENDFSIKRGPVFANFVLADEINRAPAKVQSALLEVMQEKQVTIGDETMKLPKPFLVLATQNPIDQEGTYLLPEAQSDRFMLKCTIDYPEFEDERSVMRMVSTSQSQEVKQVISLQNIVDAKEIVNKVYLDEKIEKYILDMVFATRFPERYGLSELKNYISFGASPRASINLAIASRAYAFLKGRAFVIPEDVKALAQDVLRHRIGLTFEAEAEEITSEEIVNRILAKIQAP
- a CDS encoding chorismate-binding protein; this encodes MIYFKFPFDEKLYSTDENLDINSVIFHSFTNNQNIKISGKIVETDQNDFDSLDLNSEILSEDKTNFEAETKEEYLRKLAEVIGIIKENNLPKLVLSRRKIVNNFDEIDLKSSFVNLCQNYPNAFKYLFIQGETSWIGGFSEILGKFNKSTHEFETMSIAGTIPVSEEWTEKEIEEQKPVSNYIREILKKYSENIIESETYDHISGNIKHLKTDFKIKINPENLDSIIQELHPTPAVCGIPKDFCAEIIQKVEKFPRELYAGYIKIETEDYIQYFVNLRCARLYKNSVHLFVGGGITAQSNPEKEWSETELKSEAVLKNLVFK
- a CDS encoding MarC family protein, which encodes MNEIFDGFSIKEIITCFMVLFAVIDILGSIPIIVSLKQKFGHIDSKKASITAGLIMISFLFVGNKLLKFIGVDINSFAVAGAFVIFIIALEMILGIEINKTTEAKAASIVPIAFPLVAGAGTLTTTLSLRAEFHDINIILGIVLNTIFVYLVLKLAPWLEKKMGEATLSILQKVFGIILLAISIKLFTANFTQLVQNYIHF
- a CDS encoding tetratricopeptide repeat protein, translated to MNTKIFFLSFLLVFLFQNSVFAQTEYRILVRDGNVKFKAKDYEGASSKFTEAVKMNSEDFAAHYNLGNAFYKSEKFEDAKAEFSKAEKLAQNVEDKAAALHNLGNAYMKLDDAEKAAKAYKSSLKQKPYSEPTRKNYEIAMLKLKKEQRDKEQSSSSGKSGGGDDQNKGKDGDSQEKNQSQGKGQQNEGEGKNPEDAKKGNTEGKLSKEDQRKLLNHIGEREKQTARRILNDNSYSMPESNEKDW
- a CDS encoding DinB family protein, with amino-acid sequence MNYHFQAHRQVRKNLLHILQETSHEDLLLIPDGFNNNLYWNIAHTVATQQLLHYYLSGNPFRIDKYWVETYKKGTLPNLNVQKSEVEDLEFLLTETSKILMKDFDADLFSDYTPYTTSFGMDLKSIQDAIIFNNMHESLHYGYALAQKRAILGERD
- a CDS encoding vWA domain-containing protein — its product is MSWDLGNYWYLLLLLLLPLLSFIVIRFLRWKKARKAIFAESKFHEALFEKNSSFVKFFPFLYLLAVLFLIFSIIDLLNGSETVKSEQKLSNVIFVLDISNSMNAEDIEPSRLDQAKNLVINTMQKMKNDKVGIVVFAGDAVSVMPLTTDYGAAETYLSEIETNAMRVQGTDFLKAMQITSEKFKTVAKGSRKVVLISDGEDNEGNDNAAVRLANSEGISITAVGVGTEEGAPVPMYEYGQLMGYKLDNSGQMVVTKRQTQALVNMSASTGGSYIDGNSMKDAPDRIVEDLNKKGGKSETYVKSQNANHYYQYFLGVSIFLFLIILFFNPKRDFSI